One stretch of Sardina pilchardus chromosome 17, fSarPil1.1, whole genome shotgun sequence DNA includes these proteins:
- the elk3 gene encoding ETS domain-containing protein Elk-3 has product MESAITLWQFLLQLLLDQSHKHLICWTSNDGEFKLLKSEEVAKLWGLRKNKTNMNYDKLSRALRYYYDKNIIKKVIGQKFVYKFVSFPDILKMDPQAVEHGGMSLLQETESDVGEGEESPKLTLSSMRSPVHRNEYLHSGLYSSFTVSSLQAPPPLLRPIKVEQQRGAERGEGEGGRTVIRFVNRQEKGGAQTVVSLPSSPPPVSSSSSSADVFFTSSASSKLSPRSSSFSSRSPSPSHSPAYQLQPGRSPEADMDESEQNAQPLNLSSNHRERAQLQAPPNGLPPKTRKPRGLEISSPSILLAGSDIGSIALNSPALPSGSLTPAFFTAQTPSGLLLTPSPLLSSIHFWSSLSPVAPLSPARLQGHGSLFQFPTLLHAPLPMPLPSLDGPSSSSPLLLSSSAAQKS; this is encoded by the exons ATGGAGAGCGCCATCACACTGTGGCagttcctgctgcagctgctgctggaccaGAGCCACAAGCACCTCATCTGCTGGACGTCCAACGACGGCGAGTTCAAGCTGCTCAAGTCCGAGGAGGTGGCCAAGCTCTGGGGGCTCCGCAAGAACAAGACCAACATGAACTACGACAAGCTGAGCCGGGCCCTGCGCTATTACTACGACAAG aacATCATCAAGAAAGTGATCGGGCAGAAGTTTGTCTACAAGTTCGTGTCGTTCCCCGACATCCTGAAGATGGACCCCCAGGCCGTGGAGCACGGGGGCATGTCCCTCCTCCAGGAGACGGAGTCTGACgtgggggaaggggaggagtCTCCCAAGCTGACCCTGTCGTCGATGAGGAGCCCCGTCCACCGCAACGAGTACCTCCACTCTGGCCTGTACTCGTCCTTCACGGTCAGCTCCCTACAGGCCCCGCCCCCTCTCCTGCGGCCAATCAAAGTGGAGCAACAGCGAGGGGCTGAGCGAGGCGAGGGAGAAGGGGGCCGGACTGTCATACGATTCGTCAACCGCCAGGAGAAAGGCGGGGCTCAGACTGTAGtgtccctcccctcttctcctcctcccgtctcctcctcctcttcctccgccgACGTCTTCTTCACCTCCTCGGCCTCCTCCAAGCTCTCCCCGcgctcctcctctttctcctcccgctccccctccccctcgcaCAGTCCGGCCTATCAGCTGCAGCCGGGGCGGAGCCCCGAGGCGGACATGGACGAATCAGAGCAGAACGCTCAGCCCCTCAACCTGTCCTCCAATCACAGGGAGCGTGCTCAGTTGCAGGCTCCGCCCAATGGACTCCCGCCCAAAACCAGGAAGCCCAGAGGCCTGGAAATCTCCTCCCCCTCAATCCTATTGGCGGGGAGTGACATAGGCTCCATCGCCCTCAATAGCCCCGCCCTTCCCTCAGGGTCTCTCACCCCAGCTTTCTTTACTGCAcag ACTCCCTCAGGGTTGTTGCTGACCCCCagtcccctgctctcctccatcCACTTCTGGAGCAGTCTGAGTCCCGTGGCCCCACTCAGCCCCGCCAGGCTACAGGGGCACGGCTCCCTCTTCcag